From Ostrinia nubilalis chromosome 9, ilOstNubi1.1, whole genome shotgun sequence, one genomic window encodes:
- the LOC135075034 gene encoding protein IWS1 homolog isoform X2, which produces MSDFEYYCDKKAVAKRHGNKREDIDSEEETSCKRLKQQRPRKTAKHLFDDSEDESVNKPLKQKPRKTAKHLFDDSEEESVNKPTKSSAKKSSTKRKSAESSSGDKRTRTSGWKLDLDDDADVESSRARSQPGRLQSVLTRRVADGVLRRTASLPGDLFVELRLYNADEIRAVQPKDRWEKAVLSLKYQSSSNAEHLDLLRQFVTRAREAFEEDGTFFADKKNSS; this is translated from the exons at GTCGGACTTTGAGTATTACTGCGACAAAAAAGCAGTTGCCAAGCGGCACGGAAATAAACGCGAAGACATAGATTCTGAAGAGGAAACATCTTGTAAAAG GTTGAAGCAGCAGAGACCGCGAAAAACAGCCAAACATTTATTTGACGACTCTGAAGACGAATCAGTTAATAAACC GTTGAAGCAGAAACCTCGAAAAACGGCCAAACATTTATTCGACGACTCTGAAGAGGAATCAGTTAATAAACC aactaAATCATCAGCGAAAAAGTCGTCTACCAAACGCAAGTCAGCAGAGAGCTCGAGTGGAGACAAACGAACTCGAACCTCAGGGTGGAAGCTGGACTTGGACGACGACGCGGACGTCGAGAGCAGTCGCGCGCGCAGCCAGCCCGGCCGCCTGCAGTCCGTGCTGACGCGCCGAGTGGCCGACGGAGTCCTGCGCCGCACCGCCTCTCTGCCTGGGGATCTCTTCGTGGAGTTGCGCCTCTACAACGCGGACGAGATACGAGCTGTGCAGCCGAAAGATCGTTGGGAGAAGGCGGTATTGTCACTCAAATACCAAAGCAGCTCTAACGCCGAACATCTTGACCTACTGCGGCAATTCGTCACGCGTGCGCGAGAGGCATTCGAAGAGGACGGTACTTTTTTCgctgataaaaaaaatagttcgtaa
- the LOC135075034 gene encoding uncharacterized protein LOC135075034 isoform X1, with amino-acid sequence MFNTCIVLNIICRTCIIISSYNFNSIFYRSDFEYYCDKKAVAKRHGNKREDIDSEEETSCKRLKQQRPRKTAKHLFDDSEDESVNKPLKQKPRKTAKHLFDDSEEESVNKPTKSSAKKSSTKRKSAESSSGDKRTRTSGWKLDLDDDADVESSRARSQPGRLQSVLTRRVADGVLRRTASLPGDLFVELRLYNADEIRAVQPKDRWEKAVLSLKYQSSSNAEHLDLLRQFVTRAREAFEEDGTFFADKKNSS; translated from the exons ATGTTCAATACATGtattgtattgaacataatatgtCGTACCTGCATCATAATTTCGTCTTATAACTTTAACTCTATATTTTACAGGTCGGACTTTGAGTATTACTGCGACAAAAAAGCAGTTGCCAAGCGGCACGGAAATAAACGCGAAGACATAGATTCTGAAGAGGAAACATCTTGTAAAAG GTTGAAGCAGCAGAGACCGCGAAAAACAGCCAAACATTTATTTGACGACTCTGAAGACGAATCAGTTAATAAACC GTTGAAGCAGAAACCTCGAAAAACGGCCAAACATTTATTCGACGACTCTGAAGAGGAATCAGTTAATAAACC aactaAATCATCAGCGAAAAAGTCGTCTACCAAACGCAAGTCAGCAGAGAGCTCGAGTGGAGACAAACGAACTCGAACCTCAGGGTGGAAGCTGGACTTGGACGACGACGCGGACGTCGAGAGCAGTCGCGCGCGCAGCCAGCCCGGCCGCCTGCAGTCCGTGCTGACGCGCCGAGTGGCCGACGGAGTCCTGCGCCGCACCGCCTCTCTGCCTGGGGATCTCTTCGTGGAGTTGCGCCTCTACAACGCGGACGAGATACGAGCTGTGCAGCCGAAAGATCGTTGGGAGAAGGCGGTATTGTCACTCAAATACCAAAGCAGCTCTAACGCCGAACATCTTGACCTACTGCGGCAATTCGTCACGCGTGCGCGAGAGGCATTCGAAGAGGACGGTACTTTTTTCgctgataaaaaaaatagttcgtaa